A single window of Channa argus isolate prfri chromosome 10, Channa argus male v1.0, whole genome shotgun sequence DNA harbors:
- the igfbp7 gene encoding insulin-like growth factor-binding protein 7 → MKTFTVLCLVPVLSFFTVLAVRVSAGSGCGPCDPAQCAPVPAQGCFAGFLWDSCGCCSFCAAAEGEPCGSGRRAAPRRCGSGLECVKSESDKKKTLRVCACKSNYEVCGTDGLTYRSGCALKSASLAAQSQGKEPINVQNKGRCPIAPTIVTPPGEVYNVSGSQVYLSCEAVGVPTPVLTWRKVISGKKMELLPGDRGNLAIQTRGGPEKHEVTGWVLISPLTSEEEGSYECHATNIKGEASATGTVHLVRSHDDIIIDTATKEDEL, encoded by the exons ATGAAGACTTTTACAGTCTTGTGCCTCGTTCCTGTTCTGTCTTTCTTCACGGTGCTCGCGGTCCGAGTCTCGGCAGGTTCAGGATGCGGACCGTGTGACCCGGCTCAGTGCGCTCCCGTCCCGGCGCAGGGCTGTTTCGCCGGGTTTCTGTGGGACTCTTGCGGTTGCTGCTCGTTTTGCGCGGCGGCGGAAGGAGAGCCATGCGGCAGTGGTCGCCGCGCGGCACCGCGACGATGCGGCTCCGGGCTGGAGTGCGTCAAAAGCGAATCggacaagaagaaaacattgcGCGTGTGCGCGTGCAAAAGCAACTACGAAGTGTGCGGCACCGACGGACTGACGTACCGGAGCGGCTGCGCCCTGAAGAGTGCCAGTTTAGCAGCCCAGAGCCAGGGCAAAGAACCCATCAACGTCCAGAACAAAGGCCGCTGCCCCATAG cgcCGACCATTGTCACTCCTCCAGGTGAAGTCTACAATGTGAGTGGCTCTCAGGTGTACTTGAGCTGTGAGGCAGTGGGTGTGCCCACACCCGTGCTTACCTGGAGGAAG GTCATCAGTGGGAAGAAAATGGAGCTACTTCCTGGAGATCGAGGGAATTTGGCAATTCAGACAAGAGGAGGACCGGAGAAACATGAAGTGACAGGCTGGGTCCTG ATCTCTCCTCTGACCAGTGAAGAAGAGGGATCGTATGAGTGTCATGCCACCAACATCAAAGGTGAAGCTTCAGCTACTGGAACCGTTCATCTGGTGCGGTCCCATGATGACATCATTATCGACACAG CGACGAAGGAAGACGAGCTGTGA